The following coding sequences are from one Microcebus murinus isolate Inina chromosome 31, M.murinus_Inina_mat1.0, whole genome shotgun sequence window:
- the LOC142865684 gene encoding LOW QUALITY PROTEIN: replication protein A 32 kDa subunit-like (The sequence of the model RefSeq protein was modified relative to this genomic sequence to represent the inferred CDS: inserted 1 base in 1 codon) gives MWNSGGFDSYGSSTYGGAGGYTQSPGGFGSPTPSQAEKKSRARAQHIVPCTISQLXSATLVDEAFKIGNVEISQVIIVGIIRHAEKAPTNIVYKIDDMTAAPMDVRQWVDTDDTSGENTVVPPETYVKVAGHLRSFQNKKSLVAFKIMPLEDMNEFTTHILEVVNAHMILSKSNSQPPAGRAPISNPGMSEAGNFGGTSFMPANGLTVGQNQVLNLIKACPRPEGLNFHDLKNQLKHMSVASIKQAVDFLSNEGHIYSTVDDDHFKSTDAE, from the exons ATGTGGAATAGCGGTGGATTCGATAGCTACGGCAGCTCCACGTATGGGGGAGCCGGCGGCTACACACAGTCCCCGGGAGGCTTTGGATCGCCGACACCTTCTCAGGCCGAAAAGAAATCAAGAGCCCGAGCCCAGCACATTGTGCCCTGTACTATATCTCAGC CTTCCGCCACTCTGGTTGATGAAGCATTCAAAATTGGGAATGTTGAGATTTCACAGGTCATTATTGTGGGGATAATTAGACATGCAGAGAAGGCTCCAACcaacattgtttataaaatagaTGACATGACAGCTGCACCCATGGATGTTCGGCAGTGGGTTGACACAGATGATACCAGCGGTGAAAACACTGTGGTTCCTCCAGAAACATACGTGAAAGTGGCAGGCCACCTGAGATCTTTTCAGAACAAAAAGAGCCTGGTAGCCTTTAAGATCATGCCCCTGGAGGATATGAATGAGTTTACCACACATATTCTGGAAGTAGTCAATGCACACATGATACTGAGCAAATCTAACAGCCAGCCCCCAGCAGGGAGAGCACCTATCAGCAACCCAGGAATGAGTGAAGCAGGGAACTTTGGTGGGACTAGCTTCATGCCAGCAAATGGCCTCACTGTTGGCCAAAACCAGGTGCTGAATTTGATTAAGGCTTGCCCAAGACCTGAAGGATTGAACTTTCATGATCTCAAGAACCAACTCAAACATATGTCTGTAGCCTCAATCAAGCAAGCTGTGGATTTTCTGAGCAATGAGGGACACATCTATTCTACGGTGGATGATGATCACTtcaaatccacagatgcagaataA